A genomic segment from Leopardus geoffroyi isolate Oge1 chromosome A2, O.geoffroyi_Oge1_pat1.0, whole genome shotgun sequence encodes:
- the LOC123605324 gene encoding zinc finger protein 14-like isoform X2, translating into MDSVAFEDVTVKFTLEEWALLDPSQKKLYRDVMQETFRNLASIVCISEEKWEVYDSEDRDENHGTHLIQMVGRLCKCKECSQYEGIFGQIPNQNLKKRTPTGIKLGKCPLCGQVFMHHSSFNKHLRSHAGHKLYEYQEGEEKPYKCKRCEKSFKHRQSIRMHERLHTGQRPYECKHCGKAFICRNYFQIHQRAHSGEKPYKCTECGKTFSYSSNLRKHERTHIGEKSSECKQCGKAFSCVRSFRIHERIHSAKKPKECTKCGKTFSYSSNLHKHERSHNGEKLYERKEGGKALHSLTKFRRPVIKHNGDGLYQCKECGKAFRCPKNCRSHEMTHSGVKPYECKECGKAFSSPRSLGKHRRIHTATKPHECKECGKAFRYPSSLRNHERTHTGEKPYKCKECGKAFSCPNYFRIHERTHTGVKPYECKQCGRAFSCPQSFRIHEKTHSAEKPYECAKCGKVFRYSSNLRKHERSHTDDKRYECKLCGKAFSSHYYVQKHERTHTGEKPYECKECGKGFIFRSGVRSHMVIHTGDGPYKCKKCKKAFISPSSLRTHERTHTGEKPYQCKTCSKTFSLTNSLRNHERTHT; encoded by the exons GACTCGGTGGCCTTTGAGGATGTGACTGTGAAGTTCACCTTGGAGGAGTGGGCCCTCCTGGATCCATCCCAGAAGAAACTCTACAGAGATGTGATGCAGGAAACCTTCAGGAACCTGGCCTCAATAG TAtgtatttcagaagaaaaatgggaAGTCTATGACAGTGAAGATCGGGATGAGAATCATGGGACACATCTAAT TCAAATGGTAGGAAGACTCTGTAAATGTAAAGAATGTAGCCAGTATGAAGGAATCTTCGGCCAGATTCCAAATCAGAATCTGAAGAAGAGAACTCCTACTGGAATAAAACTAGGTAAATGCCCTTTGTGTGGACAGGTGTTCATGCATCATTCATCTTTTAACAAGCACCTGAGATCTCACGCTGGACACAAACTATATGAGTATCAGGAAGGTGAAGAGAAGCCTTATAAATGTAAGCGTTGTGAGAAATCCTTCAAGCATCGCCAATCCATTCGAATGCACGAAAGGTTGCACACTGGACAGAGACCCTATGAATGTAAGCACTGTGGGAAAGCTTTCATTTGTCGCAATTACTTTCAAATCCATCAaagggcacacagtggggaaaaGCCCTACAAATGTACAGAATGTGGTAAAACCTTTAGTTATTCAAGTAACTTACGTAAACACGAAAGGACTCATATCGGAGAGAAATCTAGTGAATGTAAGCAGTGTGGTAAAGCTTTCAGTTGTGTCAGGTCCTTTCGAATACACGAAAGGATACACAGTGCAAAAAAGCCCAAGGAATGTACAAAATGTGGTAAAACCTTCAGTTACTCAAGTAATTTACATAAGCATGAGAGAAGTCATAATGGGGAGAAACTCTATGAACGTAAAGAAGGTGGGAAAGCCTTGCATTCTCTCACCAAATTTCGAAGACCCGTGATCAAGCACAATGGAGATGGACTTTATCAATGTAaggagtgtgggaaagccttcaggtGTCCCAAAAACTGTCGTAGTCATGAAATGACACACAGTGGAGTAAAGCcgtatgaatgtaaggaatgtggtaAAGCTTTCAGCTCTCCCAGGTCCcttggaaaacacagaagaatTCATACTGCAACGAAGCCTCacgaatgtaaggaatgtggtaAGGCTTTTCGTTATCCCAGTTCCCTTCGAAATCATGAAAGAACTCATACGGGGGAGAAACCTTATAagtgtaaggaatgtgggaaagcttttaGTTGTCCCAATTATTTTCGAATTCATGAAAGAACTCACACTGGAGTAAAACCATATGAATGTAAGCAGTGTGGAAGAGCTTTCAGTTGTCCCCAGTCCTTTCGGATACACGAAAAGACGCATAGCGCAGAAAAGCCCTATGAATGTGCAAAATGTGGTAAAGTCTTCAGGTACTCCAGTAACTTACGCAAACATGAGAGATCTCATACTGATGATAAACGCTATGAATGTAAACTATGTGGTAAGGCCTTCAGCAGTCACTATTATGttcaaaaacatgaaagaactcacactggagaaaaaccctatgaatgtaaggaatgtgggaaaggcTTCATTTTTCGCTCAGGTGTTCGATCGCACATGGTAATCCACACTGGGGATGGGCCTTATAAatgtaagaaatgtaaaaaagcatttatttctcccagttcgtTACGAACACATGAAAgaactcacactggagagaaaccttatcaATGTAAAACTTGTAGTAAAACCTTCAGTCTTACAAATTCCTTACGAAATCATGAAAGAACTCATACATGA
- the LOC123605324 gene encoding zinc finger protein 709-like isoform X1 has translation MDSVAFEDVTVKFTLEEWALLDPSQKKLYRDVMQETFRNLASIVCISEEKWEVYDSEDRDENHGTHLISQMVGRLCKCKECSQYEGIFGQIPNQNLKKRTPTGIKLGKCPLCGQVFMHHSSFNKHLRSHAGHKLYEYQEGEEKPYKCKRCEKSFKHRQSIRMHERLHTGQRPYECKHCGKAFICRNYFQIHQRAHSGEKPYKCTECGKTFSYSSNLRKHERTHIGEKSSECKQCGKAFSCVRSFRIHERIHSAKKPKECTKCGKTFSYSSNLHKHERSHNGEKLYERKEGGKALHSLTKFRRPVIKHNGDGLYQCKECGKAFRCPKNCRSHEMTHSGVKPYECKECGKAFSSPRSLGKHRRIHTATKPHECKECGKAFRYPSSLRNHERTHTGEKPYKCKECGKAFSCPNYFRIHERTHTGVKPYECKQCGRAFSCPQSFRIHEKTHSAEKPYECAKCGKVFRYSSNLRKHERSHTDDKRYECKLCGKAFSSHYYVQKHERTHTGEKPYECKECGKGFIFRSGVRSHMVIHTGDGPYKCKKCKKAFISPSSLRTHERTHTGEKPYQCKTCSKTFSLTNSLRNHERTHT, from the exons GACTCGGTGGCCTTTGAGGATGTGACTGTGAAGTTCACCTTGGAGGAGTGGGCCCTCCTGGATCCATCCCAGAAGAAACTCTACAGAGATGTGATGCAGGAAACCTTCAGGAACCTGGCCTCAATAG TAtgtatttcagaagaaaaatgggaAGTCTATGACAGTGAAGATCGGGATGAGAATCATGGGACACATCTAAT CAGTCAAATGGTAGGAAGACTCTGTAAATGTAAAGAATGTAGCCAGTATGAAGGAATCTTCGGCCAGATTCCAAATCAGAATCTGAAGAAGAGAACTCCTACTGGAATAAAACTAGGTAAATGCCCTTTGTGTGGACAGGTGTTCATGCATCATTCATCTTTTAACAAGCACCTGAGATCTCACGCTGGACACAAACTATATGAGTATCAGGAAGGTGAAGAGAAGCCTTATAAATGTAAGCGTTGTGAGAAATCCTTCAAGCATCGCCAATCCATTCGAATGCACGAAAGGTTGCACACTGGACAGAGACCCTATGAATGTAAGCACTGTGGGAAAGCTTTCATTTGTCGCAATTACTTTCAAATCCATCAaagggcacacagtggggaaaaGCCCTACAAATGTACAGAATGTGGTAAAACCTTTAGTTATTCAAGTAACTTACGTAAACACGAAAGGACTCATATCGGAGAGAAATCTAGTGAATGTAAGCAGTGTGGTAAAGCTTTCAGTTGTGTCAGGTCCTTTCGAATACACGAAAGGATACACAGTGCAAAAAAGCCCAAGGAATGTACAAAATGTGGTAAAACCTTCAGTTACTCAAGTAATTTACATAAGCATGAGAGAAGTCATAATGGGGAGAAACTCTATGAACGTAAAGAAGGTGGGAAAGCCTTGCATTCTCTCACCAAATTTCGAAGACCCGTGATCAAGCACAATGGAGATGGACTTTATCAATGTAaggagtgtgggaaagccttcaggtGTCCCAAAAACTGTCGTAGTCATGAAATGACACACAGTGGAGTAAAGCcgtatgaatgtaaggaatgtggtaAAGCTTTCAGCTCTCCCAGGTCCcttggaaaacacagaagaatTCATACTGCAACGAAGCCTCacgaatgtaaggaatgtggtaAGGCTTTTCGTTATCCCAGTTCCCTTCGAAATCATGAAAGAACTCATACGGGGGAGAAACCTTATAagtgtaaggaatgtgggaaagcttttaGTTGTCCCAATTATTTTCGAATTCATGAAAGAACTCACACTGGAGTAAAACCATATGAATGTAAGCAGTGTGGAAGAGCTTTCAGTTGTCCCCAGTCCTTTCGGATACACGAAAAGACGCATAGCGCAGAAAAGCCCTATGAATGTGCAAAATGTGGTAAAGTCTTCAGGTACTCCAGTAACTTACGCAAACATGAGAGATCTCATACTGATGATAAACGCTATGAATGTAAACTATGTGGTAAGGCCTTCAGCAGTCACTATTATGttcaaaaacatgaaagaactcacactggagaaaaaccctatgaatgtaaggaatgtgggaaaggcTTCATTTTTCGCTCAGGTGTTCGATCGCACATGGTAATCCACACTGGGGATGGGCCTTATAAatgtaagaaatgtaaaaaagcatttatttctcccagttcgtTACGAACACATGAAAgaactcacactggagagaaaccttatcaATGTAAAACTTGTAGTAAAACCTTCAGTCTTACAAATTCCTTACGAAATCATGAAAGAACTCATACATGA
- the LOC123605324 gene encoding zinc finger protein 709-like isoform X3 gives MQETFRNLASIVCISEEKWEVYDSEDRDENHGTHLISQMVGRLCKCKECSQYEGIFGQIPNQNLKKRTPTGIKLGKCPLCGQVFMHHSSFNKHLRSHAGHKLYEYQEGEEKPYKCKRCEKSFKHRQSIRMHERLHTGQRPYECKHCGKAFICRNYFQIHQRAHSGEKPYKCTECGKTFSYSSNLRKHERTHIGEKSSECKQCGKAFSCVRSFRIHERIHSAKKPKECTKCGKTFSYSSNLHKHERSHNGEKLYERKEGGKALHSLTKFRRPVIKHNGDGLYQCKECGKAFRCPKNCRSHEMTHSGVKPYECKECGKAFSSPRSLGKHRRIHTATKPHECKECGKAFRYPSSLRNHERTHTGEKPYKCKECGKAFSCPNYFRIHERTHTGVKPYECKQCGRAFSCPQSFRIHEKTHSAEKPYECAKCGKVFRYSSNLRKHERSHTDDKRYECKLCGKAFSSHYYVQKHERTHTGEKPYECKECGKGFIFRSGVRSHMVIHTGDGPYKCKKCKKAFISPSSLRTHERTHTGEKPYQCKTCSKTFSLTNSLRNHERTHT, from the exons ATGCAGGAAACCTTCAGGAACCTGGCCTCAATAG TAtgtatttcagaagaaaaatgggaAGTCTATGACAGTGAAGATCGGGATGAGAATCATGGGACACATCTAAT CAGTCAAATGGTAGGAAGACTCTGTAAATGTAAAGAATGTAGCCAGTATGAAGGAATCTTCGGCCAGATTCCAAATCAGAATCTGAAGAAGAGAACTCCTACTGGAATAAAACTAGGTAAATGCCCTTTGTGTGGACAGGTGTTCATGCATCATTCATCTTTTAACAAGCACCTGAGATCTCACGCTGGACACAAACTATATGAGTATCAGGAAGGTGAAGAGAAGCCTTATAAATGTAAGCGTTGTGAGAAATCCTTCAAGCATCGCCAATCCATTCGAATGCACGAAAGGTTGCACACTGGACAGAGACCCTATGAATGTAAGCACTGTGGGAAAGCTTTCATTTGTCGCAATTACTTTCAAATCCATCAaagggcacacagtggggaaaaGCCCTACAAATGTACAGAATGTGGTAAAACCTTTAGTTATTCAAGTAACTTACGTAAACACGAAAGGACTCATATCGGAGAGAAATCTAGTGAATGTAAGCAGTGTGGTAAAGCTTTCAGTTGTGTCAGGTCCTTTCGAATACACGAAAGGATACACAGTGCAAAAAAGCCCAAGGAATGTACAAAATGTGGTAAAACCTTCAGTTACTCAAGTAATTTACATAAGCATGAGAGAAGTCATAATGGGGAGAAACTCTATGAACGTAAAGAAGGTGGGAAAGCCTTGCATTCTCTCACCAAATTTCGAAGACCCGTGATCAAGCACAATGGAGATGGACTTTATCAATGTAaggagtgtgggaaagccttcaggtGTCCCAAAAACTGTCGTAGTCATGAAATGACACACAGTGGAGTAAAGCcgtatgaatgtaaggaatgtggtaAAGCTTTCAGCTCTCCCAGGTCCcttggaaaacacagaagaatTCATACTGCAACGAAGCCTCacgaatgtaaggaatgtggtaAGGCTTTTCGTTATCCCAGTTCCCTTCGAAATCATGAAAGAACTCATACGGGGGAGAAACCTTATAagtgtaaggaatgtgggaaagcttttaGTTGTCCCAATTATTTTCGAATTCATGAAAGAACTCACACTGGAGTAAAACCATATGAATGTAAGCAGTGTGGAAGAGCTTTCAGTTGTCCCCAGTCCTTTCGGATACACGAAAAGACGCATAGCGCAGAAAAGCCCTATGAATGTGCAAAATGTGGTAAAGTCTTCAGGTACTCCAGTAACTTACGCAAACATGAGAGATCTCATACTGATGATAAACGCTATGAATGTAAACTATGTGGTAAGGCCTTCAGCAGTCACTATTATGttcaaaaacatgaaagaactcacactggagaaaaaccctatgaatgtaaggaatgtgggaaaggcTTCATTTTTCGCTCAGGTGTTCGATCGCACATGGTAATCCACACTGGGGATGGGCCTTATAAatgtaagaaatgtaaaaaagcatttatttctcccagttcgtTACGAACACATGAAAgaactcacactggagagaaaccttatcaATGTAAAACTTGTAGTAAAACCTTCAGTCTTACAAATTCCTTACGAAATCATGAAAGAACTCATACATGA